One Bacteriovorax sp. PP10 DNA window includes the following coding sequences:
- the panB gene encoding 3-methyl-2-oxobutanoate hydroxymethyltransferase gives MKLDTRKIRAFKKETAGRTLQMLTCYDFQMAQLYNETELDLVLIGDSVGNVVLGMDHTIKVSLEMMTIFSKAVKKGAPDKFVIADLPFGTYATVESGLENGIKLFQQSGVEALKLEGAYPHECKLIERLTQIGIPVMGHIGLTPQSVHEQGGYYTHGKDEASKNKLMKEALALEAAGCFSIVLEFVEENLSKEITKALKIPTIGIGSGQHTDGQVLVINDLLHNGKKDPPKFCKPIGNLYEIKKKLIEDYLK, from the coding sequence ATGAAATTAGATACAAGAAAAATTCGCGCCTTCAAAAAAGAAACAGCTGGAAGAACTCTTCAGATGTTAACTTGCTACGATTTCCAAATGGCACAATTATATAACGAGACTGAACTGGATTTAGTTCTTATCGGTGATAGTGTTGGTAACGTTGTTTTAGGAATGGATCACACGATAAAAGTGAGTCTTGAAATGATGACAATCTTTTCAAAGGCCGTAAAAAAAGGTGCCCCTGATAAATTCGTCATTGCTGATCTTCCATTTGGAACATACGCGACAGTTGAATCAGGATTAGAAAACGGAATTAAACTTTTCCAACAATCAGGTGTTGAAGCTTTAAAGCTTGAAGGTGCTTATCCACACGAATGCAAGCTTATTGAAAGACTAACTCAAATCGGAATTCCGGTTATGGGTCACATTGGATTAACTCCACAATCAGTTCATGAGCAAGGTGGATACTACACTCACGGAAAAGATGAAGCTTCAAAAAATAAATTGATGAAGGAAGCTCTGGCCCTTGAAGCTGCAGGATGCTTTTCAATCGTCTTAGAATTTGTTGAAGAAAACTTATCAAAAGAAATTACCAAAGCTCTAAAGATTCCAACAATCGGAATTGGATCTGGTCAACATACTGACGGACAAGTTTTGGTTATTAACGATCTTCTTCACAATGGTAAAAAAGATCCACCAAAATTCTGTAAGCCGATCGGCAACCTTTACGAGATTAAGAAAAAATTAATTGAAGACTATTTAAAATGA
- a CDS encoding NAD(P)-binding domain-containing protein, protein MESVNSPLTIIGFGSQAKAWALNLKDSKQDIKIALKKESKSRALADKMGFTVIDLETDALKQSDTLVMLIPDDQHSTFLEKNISFIKPGAHLVYAHGFSLSKFDLTKTYPGLVHSLLAPKAIASEVRYQYEIHGKIGAAYYAPTEKAEKELRAISKNAGFTALYKSHFDEETKADLFSEQSFLCSILPYVALKSFNMLRKNGISQEVAFMECFLELKSISQAIVTLGPEAFFNLISPNALIGAIKGRDLLLGKEFDASLETLMKDINDKTFYKEVEMDADALRKQISLEWSKEELSEVFKRLKADLIN, encoded by the coding sequence ATGGAGTCAGTGAATTCTCCCCTAACAATTATCGGTTTTGGCTCTCAGGCAAAGGCCTGGGCACTAAATCTTAAAGACTCAAAGCAAGACATTAAAATTGCTTTAAAAAAAGAAAGCAAATCACGCGCACTTGCAGACAAGATGGGCTTTACTGTTATCGATTTAGAGACTGATGCCTTGAAACAATCTGACACTCTTGTCATGCTTATCCCAGACGATCAGCATTCAACTTTCTTAGAAAAAAATATTTCATTCATTAAACCTGGCGCGCATTTAGTTTATGCTCACGGATTTAGTTTATCTAAATTCGATCTGACAAAAACTTATCCGGGACTTGTTCACTCACTACTTGCTCCAAAAGCAATCGCCAGTGAAGTACGATACCAATACGAAATTCATGGAAAAATCGGAGCTGCTTATTATGCTCCAACTGAAAAAGCTGAAAAAGAATTGAGAGCGATCTCAAAGAACGCTGGCTTCACTGCTTTATACAAAAGCCATTTTGATGAAGAAACCAAAGCTGACCTTTTTTCTGAGCAGTCTTTTTTATGTTCAATCCTTCCCTACGTTGCTTTGAAATCTTTTAATATGTTAAGAAAAAATGGAATCTCTCAGGAAGTGGCCTTCATGGAATGCTTTCTTGAATTGAAATCCATCTCTCAGGCCATTGTGACTTTAGGCCCTGAAGCTTTTTTTAACCTGATTTCTCCTAACGCTTTAATCGGGGCCATCAAAGGTCGCGACCTGCTTTTAGGAAAAGAGTTCGATGCTTCTCTAGAAACTTTAATGAAAGATATCAACGATAAAACTTTTTATAAAGAAGTTGAAATGGATGCTGATGCCTTAAGAAAACAAATCTCCCTTGAATGGAGTAAAGAAGAACTGTCTGAAGTTTTCAAAAGATTAAAAGCAGATTTAATTAATTAG
- a CDS encoding aminotransferase class IV: protein MKIISLDSTDIYQSNSLNKGVQTFTSLMSDKAQFVFLKEHLERLLKGADYLFPKSKWLDKTLEITEFLKQEFVPSHYFRLAITEETLLFSKKPHAPKEPFVALGNAQSPKVTSIIPSFIKSPNYLLAELELIEAKKRKCDDVIFFDQLGNATEASTSNIFAVVDHKTILTPKLSSMVLDGVTRRKLIEYLKAAQFTLIESDISKSELESSQEIWLTNAIQGIRLVDRYEKLNMFKEKTIYQSVCLEFGRYGEKF from the coding sequence TTGAAAATAATATCGCTTGATTCCACTGACATTTACCAGTCAAATTCGTTGAACAAAGGTGTGCAAACTTTTACATCATTGATGTCAGATAAAGCGCAATTTGTTTTTTTGAAAGAGCACCTTGAGCGCTTGCTCAAAGGGGCCGATTATCTGTTTCCTAAGTCAAAATGGTTAGATAAGACTCTGGAAATCACTGAGTTCTTAAAGCAGGAATTTGTCCCGTCACATTATTTTCGATTGGCGATAACTGAAGAAACTCTTTTATTCTCTAAAAAACCGCATGCGCCAAAAGAACCCTTTGTTGCTCTGGGAAATGCCCAATCGCCAAAAGTTACTTCGATTATCCCAAGCTTTATCAAGTCTCCCAATTATCTTTTGGCGGAACTTGAATTGATTGAGGCAAAAAAACGTAAGTGCGATGATGTGATTTTCTTTGATCAATTAGGGAATGCCACAGAGGCCAGCACGTCAAATATCTTTGCAGTGGTTGATCATAAAACAATCCTTACTCCCAAACTTTCTTCGATGGTGCTTGATGGAGTGACCAGAAGAAAATTGATCGAATATTTAAAAGCAGCTCAGTTTACTTTAATTGAGTCGGATATTTCAAAAAGTGAACTTGAAAGCTCTCAGGAAATTTGGTTAACTAATGCAATACAAGGCATTCGTTTAGTCGATCGTTATGAGAAGCTGAACATGTTTAAGGAAAAAACTATTTACCAATCGGTATGTTTGGAGTTCGGCCGATACGGGGAGAAATTTTAA
- a CDS encoding DNA gyrase inhibitor YacG yields MNKKLTVKCPQCATEFSYYESEFRPFCTERCQQIDLGHWFQESYTVPDKGHNPQEEVENESKQTEMDDEEHNESDYH; encoded by the coding sequence ATGAATAAAAAATTAACAGTTAAGTGTCCTCAGTGTGCTACGGAATTTAGTTATTACGAATCAGAGTTCAGACCATTTTGTACTGAGCGCTGTCAGCAGATTGATCTTGGTCATTGGTTTCAGGAATCGTACACAGTTCCGGATAAGGGGCATAATCCTCAGGAAGAAGTAGAAAACGAAAGTAAACAAACGGAAATGGATGACGAAGAACATAATGAAAGCGACTACCACTAA
- a CDS encoding inositol monophosphatase family protein, whose protein sequence is MKATTTKKVKVKNEEALKLSIDLAVKAARFLLIKQKKISSLKITTKKAQGMVSNADVESEAMIVAGIKKMYPDHFILAEETAYKEYMGQMDRYKFLREKEWVWIIDPLDGTNNFLNGLDYYGVCISLVHFGEPVVGVVLRPTNGECFCATKGKGTKLIKFSNDFKKKSKPVSLKKSVNKKLLADSLLVTGFATEKGPVFDEEFDLFKHMMGKSRGIRRMGSAALDLCYVASGVFDCFWERGLAAWDVSAAGLICQEAGVIVSDYEGQKFHPFQATIVAARTPLHKEILSLFRSRL, encoded by the coding sequence ATGAAAGCGACTACCACTAAAAAAGTTAAAGTTAAAAACGAAGAGGCCTTGAAGCTATCAATCGATTTAGCTGTTAAAGCGGCACGCTTTCTTTTGATCAAACAAAAAAAGATTTCGAGTTTAAAGATCACTACCAAAAAAGCGCAGGGGATGGTGAGCAACGCTGACGTTGAGTCGGAAGCGATGATCGTGGCCGGAATCAAGAAAATGTATCCTGACCATTTCATTTTAGCAGAAGAAACTGCCTACAAAGAATACATGGGCCAGATGGACCGCTATAAATTTTTAAGAGAAAAAGAATGGGTCTGGATCATCGATCCACTGGATGGAACGAATAATTTTTTAAATGGACTTGATTACTACGGAGTCTGTATTTCTCTGGTTCATTTCGGAGAGCCCGTAGTTGGAGTTGTTCTAAGGCCAACTAACGGTGAGTGTTTTTGTGCGACTAAAGGTAAGGGAACTAAATTGATCAAGTTCTCAAACGACTTTAAGAAGAAATCAAAACCTGTGAGTCTAAAAAAATCTGTTAATAAAAAACTCCTTGCTGATTCATTACTTGTGACTGGTTTTGCCACTGAAAAAGGCCCTGTCTTTGATGAAGAGTTTGATCTTTTTAAGCATATGATGGGCAAGAGTCGCGGGATCCGCCGAATGGGAAGTGCCGCTCTTGATTTATGTTATGTGGCCAGCGGAGTCTTCGACTGCTTCTGGGAAAGAGGGCTTGCTGCATGGGACGTTTCAGCTGCGGGATTAATCTGTCAGGAAGCAGGAGTGATAGTATCTGATTATGAAGGTCAGAAATTCCACCCTTTCCAAGCGACAATCGTCGCTGCAAGAACGCCTTTGCATAAGGAAATCTTGTCTTTATTCAGGAGTAGATTATAA